From Lolium perenne isolate Kyuss_39 chromosome 5, Kyuss_2.0, whole genome shotgun sequence, a single genomic window includes:
- the LOC127300643 gene encoding uncharacterized protein isoform X1: MLLDLWRRSLPPRTARRRGCTTASREEHGKETNQRLTLMRLGCSKRVGMAGRQQIGPRQRRLELGKTRASADSLFGAEDADDTTRRYGPACLGAASFNDLGGMLSSLEMLLKIIQELWPPPCDHLVQQPHQVGLCVWRRWLGQMCRSRRSARKMQTCGSRSTTRSSLKAAMLCASPSTHLHHYRSMEIQGTWFPSRPSPSGGVLNNGEERGHLVDHWSTAVRFMAECS; encoded by the exons atgctcttagatctCTGGAGACGGTCATTGCCGCCACGCACGGCTCGCCGGCGGGGGTGCACCACGGCGTCTCGGGAGGAACATGGCAAGGAAACAAATCAACGGCTTACCCTGATGCGGCTGGGGTGCTCGAAAAGGGTGGGGATGGCCGGACGGCAACAAATCGGTCCGCGGCAGCGGCGGCTGGAGCTTGGGAAGACGAGGGCGTCGGCAGACAGTCTATTTGGGGCAGAGGACGCAGACGACACGACAAGGCGATACGGTCCAGCGTGTCTCGGGGCGGCCTCCTTCAACGATCTCG GAGGCATGCTCTCATCTCTGGAGATGCTTCTCAAAATTATACAAGAATTGTG GCCTCCTCCTTGCGACCATCTGGTGCAGCAGCCCCATCAGGTCGGCCTGTGTGTTTGGCGCCGGTGGCTTGGACAAATGTGTAGGAGCAGAAGAAGTGCAAGGAAGATGCAAACGTGTGGTAGCAGAAGCACTACAAGATCGTCGCTTAAGGCGGCTATGCTCTGTGCTTCGCCGAGCACTCACCTGCACCATTACCGATCAATGGAGATCCAAG GCACTTGGTTCCCATCAAGGCCTTCACCTTCAGGAGGGGTACTGAACAACGGTGAGGAGCGCGGCCACCTGGTCGACCATTGGAGCACCGCAGTTCGGTTCATGGCAGAATGCTCCTAG
- the LOC127300643 gene encoding uncharacterized protein isoform X2, with product MYIGTVDYRDLIQTKEIFCVCSRRDRRQWHLLQRREYAAPIAASTQGIWIFPFLYKEVPYAEKKSREGEIRNSCGWLAAGVLAQIRIPMYPFSYYFILRW from the exons ATGTACATCGG AACTGTGGATTATAGAGATCTGATACAGACCAAAGAG ATTTTTTGTGTTTGCTCCAGAAGAGACCGTCGTCAATGGCATCTTCTCCAGCGCCGTGAATATGCGGCACCAATAGCAGCATCAACACAAG GGATATGGATTTTCCCTTTCCTCTATAAAGAAGTACCTTATGCTGAAAAAAAATCAAGGGAAGGTGAG ATAAGGAACAGTTGTGGCTGGCTGGCAGCAGGTGTCCTTGCACAAATTAGAATACCAATGTATCCATTTTCTTACTATTTTATATTAAGGTGGTAA